A region of Anopheles merus strain MAF chromosome 2R, AmerM5.1, whole genome shotgun sequence DNA encodes the following proteins:
- the LOC121591085 gene encoding uncharacterized protein LOC121591085 has translation MPSASKDKIFGPWNRSESTGNVVYLSNNNTADNLAKMFSRTAPSSPRWTPYGSRHNSPPMPSSPLSSSPPSTLRRNYSSTFTLIPEDRELETVPPCAPPSTAASTPEAPASQQRVSSGRILLRLVLWWPLLLIAVAQRLLGCCMALAWKPFLLAAPAFWLSACLWMFWKLIALPLAGLKWALVALHTPAHERNRRKRTILISCGSTIQTLHLARNFYKSGARVVVFEFEGLFALARFSTAVSKFYAIQRPTPETVGEYIAALCEIVEKEQPTHYIPVCATSPAHYDALAKPHLELRGCSSFIPGAQETSVLDDILQVMRKCQANEIRLPPHQIVSSKEELARLYDGGWLAGFRNVMVASGALGLLERSKYVLPANRRDLRLNYEVSEAQKWVVIRDVIGSHYVTCTTVKDSAVIANVTCAIQADTRSLVPEENAAIDRWLQEFFRRIRLQRPINGHISFRLVKCQCSGQILPLGIRVGVSLPYICYTGVHSRVLCKPCPHFSRQNSGPLVQEGGRYWIHETVLNALRRPSVDAVQHLIGTVIDQREALFVYWDPLPYCAYYHFQLPFNSVKRFLHKRQASRTSVPAMAAPVQ, from the coding sequence ATGCCCTCCGCAAGCAAGGACAAAATCTTTGGCCCGTGGAACCGCAGCGAAAGTACGGGCAACGTCGTGTACCTCTCGAACAACAACACGGCCGACAATTTGGCGAAAATGTTTTCCCGCACGGCTCCATCGAGTCCGCGATGGACACCGTACGGATCGCGGCACAATTCGCCCCCGATGCCGAGCTCGCCGCTGTCCTCCTCGCCGCCGTCGACGCTGCGCCGCAACTACTCCAGCACCTTCACGCTCATCCCCGAGGATCGCGAGCTGGAGACTGTGCCACCGTGCGCACCGCCATCAACGGCTGCATCCACGCCGGAAGCCCCGGCATCCCAGCAGCGCGTGTCCAGCGGGCGCATCCTGCTGCGGCTGGTGCTCTGGTGGCCGCTGCTCCTAATTGCCGTCGCCCAGCGGCTGCTCGGCTGCTGCATGGCGCTGGCCTGGAAGCCGTTCCTGCTGGCGGCACCAGCCTTCTGGCTGTCCGCCTGCCTGTGGATGTTCTGGAAGCTGATAGCCCTGCCGTTGGCCGGCCTGAAGTGGGCCCTGGTCGCGCTGCACACGCCCGCCCACGAGCGCAACCGCCGCAAGCGAACGATCCTGATCAGCTGCGGTAGCACGATCCAGACGCTGCATCTCGCGCGCAACTTCTACAAGTCCGGTGCGCGCGTCGTCGTGTTCGAGTTCGAGGGTCTGTTCGCGCTCGCCCGCTTCTCGACCGCCGTCAGCAAGTTCTACGCGATCCAGCGGCCCACGCCCGAGACGGTCGGCGAGTACATAGCGGCCCTGTGCGAGATCGTGGAGAAGGAGCAGCCGACCCACTACATACCGGTGTGCGCCACGAGCCCGGCGCACTACGATGCCCTCGCCAAGCCACACCTGGAGCTGCGCGGTTGCTCCAGCTTCATCCCGGGCGCGCAGGAAACGTCCGTGCTGGACGACATCCTGCAGGTGATGCGCAAATGCCAAGCGAACGAGATACGGCTCCCGCCGCACCAGATCGTATCGTCGAAGGAGGAACTGGCCCGCCTGTACGACGGCGGCTGGCTGGCCGGGTTCCGCAACGTGATGGTCGCTTCCGGGGCGCTCGGGCTGCTCGAGCGCAGCAAGTACGTCCTGCCGGCCAATCGGCGCGATCTGCGCCTCAACTACGAGGTGAGCGAGGCGCAAAAGTGGGTCGTCATACGGGACGTGATCGGGTCGCACTACGTCACCTGCACCACGGTGAAGGATTCGGCCGTGATCGCGAACGTGACGTGTGCGATCCAGGCGGACACGCGCAGCCTGGTGCCGGAAGAGAACGCCGCGATCGACCGGTGGCTGCAGGAGTTTTTCCGCCGCATACGGCTCCAGCGCCCGATCAACGGGCACATCAGCTTCCGGCTGGTCAAGTGCCAGTGCAGCGGGCAGATACTGCCGCTCGGCATACGGGTCGGCGTGTCGCTGCCGTACATCTGCTACACCGGCGTACACTCGCGCGTGCTCTGCAAGCCCTGCCCGCACTTTAGCCGGCAAAACTCGGGCCCGCTGGTGCAGGAGGGCGGCCGCTACTGGATCCACGAGACGGTGCTGAACGCGCTGCGAAGGCCAAGCGTGGACGCGGTCCAGCATCTGATCGGCACGGTGATCGACCAGCGGGAGGCCCTGTTCGTCTACTGGGATCCGCTGCCGTACTGTGCGTACTATCACTTCCAGCTGCCGTTCAACTCCGTCAAGCGCTTTCTGCACAAACGGCAAGCCTCACGCACCTCCGTACCTGCGATGGCCGCACCGGTCCAGTGA
- the LOC121591086 gene encoding adult enhancer factor 1-like: MDLTIYNDVPSDTPGTYCRFCFRETSLVPIFHPTTSEPLNMELITVIVDCIGVLLKPEMDFPSAACQGCLQLMQEFHHFRRRAREYDKIIRSKMLPRIEPEVIIVKQEASDLENAYDDHEQADKESSSSSTLTADESRDASIDVLEQLQQLHQQHQLHQQQQQQQQQQQQQLFLQQHQLQQLHQQSLQHEPTEEQQEPKFSMSAIFSAQANALAAVAAAAAAVTPIRAQTRSQSKRQSGSMAPALEDNRCMVCGEKFQSRDVWVAHLAVHTVERPFQCHICLAQFKTKYVQQNHIRTVHENVRSYRCPICTEPSRMFKSKRTLEDHMRYHTGERPFVCCICKITFSSGSVHRNHMYRVHREMRKKDRRCNYCGKVFDRILDLKRHQTSYCEKIVGQEMVDRL; encoded by the exons ATGGATTTAACAATCTACAACGATGT TCCGAGTGATACACCTGGCACATATTGCCGATTCTGCTTTCGCGAAACCAGCCTGGTGCCGATCTTTCATCCTACCACCAGCGAACCGTTGAACATGGAGTTGATAACGGTAATCGTGGACTGTATCGGTGTGTTGCTGAAGCCCGAAATGGATTTCCCCTCCGCCGCCTGTCAGGGCTGCCTGCAGCTGATGCAGGAGTTTCACCACTTTCGAAGGCGTGCCCGGGAGTACGACAAAATCATACGTTCGAAGATGTTGCCGCGCATAGAGCCGGAAGTCATCATAGTGAAGCAGGAAGCGTCCGATTTGGAAAATGCGTACGACGATCACGAACAGGCAGACaaggaaagcagcagcagcagtacactGACAGCTGACGAATCTCGGGACGCCTCCATCGATGTGCTTgaacagctgcagcagctgcaccagcagcaccagttgcatcagcagcagcaacagcaacaacagcagcagcagcagcagctatttctgcagcagcaccagttgcAACAGCTTCATCAGCAATCGTTGCAGCACGAACCAACCGAGGAGCAGCAGGAACCAAAGTTTAGCATGAGTGCCATCTTCAGCGCACAAGCGAACGCGCTGGCAGCggtcgctgccgccgccgccgccgtcacACCGATACGCGCCCAAACGCGCAGCCAATCGAAGCGACAGTCTGGCTCGATGGCACCGGCTCTCGAGGACAATCGGTGCATGGTGTGCGGGGAAAAGTTTCAGTCGCGCGACGTCTGGGTCGCCCATCTGGCGGTGCACACGGTCGAGCGGCCGTTTCAGTGCCACATCTGTTTGGCGCAGTTCAAAACCAAATACGTACAGCAGAACCACATCCGGACGGTGCACGAAAACGTGCGCAGCTACCGGTGCCCGATCTGTACCGAGCCGAGCCGCATGTTCAAGAGCAAGCGCACGCTCGAGGATCACATGCGCTATCACACGGGCGAGCGGCCGTTCGTGTGCTGCATTTGTAAGATAACGTTCTCCTCCGGCAGTGTGCACCGCAACCACATGTACCGGGTGCACCGGGAGATGCGCAAAAAGGATCGGCGGTGCAACTACTGTGGGAAGGTGTTTGATCGGATTCTCGATCTGAAACGCCACCAGACGAGCTACTGCGAGAAGATTGTCGGCCAAGAGATGGTAGACCGATTATAG
- the LOC121603535 gene encoding glutamyl-tRNA(Gln) amidotransferase subunit B, mitochondrial translates to MALSNRLLFRYFSAAKHPKNNARTKWKSVVGLEVHAQLETKSKLFSGARATFGAAPNSCVALFDASIPGTLPVLNKGAVELGVKTALALGCNVSAVSMFDRKHYFYADLPNGYQITQQRAPLARGGNLSFPVFVPGVTKAPYYKTARLHQLQLEQDSGKSLHDPYERKSLVDLNRAGVPLMELVFEPDLETGEEAAALVKELILILTRLQSCSCKMEEGALRVDANISVHLEGTPLGTRTEVKNIGSVRAVAQAVDYEIQRQIAVLDEGGTIHNETRAWDSTARKTVAMRDKEVVQDYRFMPEPNLPPLHLKLSEDSAESPDADAVGLIDVPKLHQTLPELPEQTRQTIIQRHQLTSTIAITLVNDVTLYENFRSIIDESATRSPKLVANFLINELLTMLNRNKLEPADAGLTTSQLATIVDMLQENQLNIHYARRVLQELLDQRDRAEGSAPSSSCPREIVTANNWFLITDESDIRRYCEGVIERSPKLVDKYRNGKEKMLYALAGEVAKASEEKVDMARAVEMLKEMLK, encoded by the exons ATGGCGTTATCCAACCGGCTGCTGTTTCGATATTTCTCTGCCGCAAAACATCCAAAAAACAATGCAAG GACAAAATGGAAAAGCGTCGTCGGACTGGAGGTACACGCACAGCTGGAGACCAAATCGAAACTGTTTTCCGGGGCTCGGGCTACCTTTGGAGCTGCCCCGAATTCGTGTGTTGCTTTGTTCGACGCGTCAATTCCCGGAACATTGCCCGTGCTGAACAAAGGTGCCGTAGAGCTCGGTGTGAAAACGGCACTCGCACTAGGATGCAACGTGAGCGCAGTATCGATGTTTGACCGCAAACACTACTTTTATGCTGATTTGCCAAACGGATATCAGATCACGCAGCAGCGAGCTCCATTGGCACGGGGCGGAAACCTATCGTTTCCGGTGTTTGTTCCGGGTGTGACCAAGGCGCCTTACTACAAAACGGCAAGGCTTCATCAGCTGCAGCTCGAACAAGACAGTGGAAAATCGCTGCACGATCCGTATGAGCGCAAAAGCTTGGTGGATTTGAATCGTGCTGGTGTGCCATTGATGGAGTTGGTGTTTGAACCGGACCTGGAAACTGGCGAGGAAGCGGCCGCGCTGGTGAAGGAATTGATCCTGATTTTGACGAGGTTGCAGAGCTGCTCTTGCAAGATGGAAG AGGGTGCATTACGAGTGGACGCTAACATATCGGTACATTTGGAGGGTACACCGCTTGGCACGCGAACGGAAGTGAAAAACATCGGCTCGGTGCGAGCCGTCGCTCAGGCCGTCGATTACGAAATACAGCGTCAAATCGCCGTTCTGGACGAGGGCGGAACGATACACAACGAAACCCGTGCCTGGGACTCGACGGCTAGGAAAACGGTCGCCATGCGAGACAAGGAAGTGGTGCAGGATTATCGTTTTATGCCGGAACCGAACCTTCCGCCGTTGCATTTAAAACTAAGCGAAGATTCGGCGGAATCGCCAGACGCAGACGCCGTTGGTTTGATAGACGTGCCGAAGCTACACCAGACACTGCCGGAGCTGCCAGAGCAAACACGCCAAACGATTATACAGCGCCACCAGCTGACCAGCACGATCGCAATAACGCTGGTG AACGACGTCACACTATACGAAAACTTCCGTTCCATCATCGACGAGTCGGCGACTCGATCCCCAAAGCTAGTGGCAAACTTTCTCATCAATGAGCTGCTTACGATGCTAAACCGTAACAAGCTAGAGCCGGCCGATGCGGGCCTAACTACTAGCCAGCTCGCCACCATTGTGGATATGTTGCAGGAAAACCAGCTCAACATTCACTATGCTCGGCGTGTGCTGCAGGAGCTGCTGGATCAACGGGATAGGGCTGAAGGAagtgcaccatcatcatcgtgccCACGGGAAATCGTTACCGCTAACAATTGGTTCCTTATTACGGATGAATCGGACATTAGACGGTACTGTGAAGGCGTTATTGAGCGCAGTCCCAAGCTGGTGGATAAGTATCGCAACGGCAAGGAGAAAATGCTGTACGCGTTGGCGGGTGAGGTGGCAAAGGCTAGTGAGGAGAAGGTTGACATGGCGAGAGCGGTGGAGATGTTGAAGGAGATGTTAAAGTAA